In Poecilia reticulata strain Guanapo linkage group LG1, Guppy_female_1.0+MT, whole genome shotgun sequence, one genomic interval encodes:
- the LOC103471819 gene encoding uncharacterized protein LOC103471819, with product MTGITLVLLFLAFPLYDTEEQVVNELYTLIDKGPQDPAPSNQTRLMVKEPTLPINELLEKNSKSSESKLNFHPMPSAVWPKHSNLAPVPRHPSPNNKSKKGHKSDRLTEHNSEKNRGEVAGLLPKTQLTGATSAGSNRTTQKISQDTQTHISPPQQGEPEGQPNSKPKTPAQTQTPIQPHQTASSPRRDSPNRRQDPEENRPGRSGLYQSGISSAAWNNSRPPVFFTRRAPGSSSLLYQFDVLRRESDYTHDAFCMSECRKEKDEREYYCYSEFAVNGIVHDIDILRKGVRLITLMVSADGFYKMSRLYVTPDSFFFKVRLLVLDTFKCSKPCPDIKLGARYIVMGQIYHRRRHLPSDLLTLLAGKLKPGDGLLRSSNYIKRFNKRRHQKALEAVRSRCR from the exons ATGACAGGGATTACTCTGGTTCTTTTGTTTCTGGCATTTCCTCTTTATGACACAGAGGAACAAGTTGTCAATG agctgtacacCCTTATAGACAAGGGTCCACAGGATCCTGCACCAAGCAACCAAACCAGGCTGATGGTCAAAGAGCCCACCCTGCCCATCAATGAGctcttggagaaaaacagcAAGTCTAGTGAGTCCAAGCTAAATTTCCATCCAATGCCATCCGCTGTGTGGCCAAAGCACAGCAACCTGGCCCCGGTCCCCCGTCATCCCAGCCCCAACAACAAGAGCAAAAAGGGGCACAAGAGTGACCGTTTAACAGAGCACAACAGTGAGAAAAACAGGGGGGAAGTTGCTGGTTTGCTTCCCAAAACCCAGCTGACAGGAGCCACAAGTGCTGGCTCCAATCGCACGACACAGAAAATCAGTCAGGACACCCAGACCCACATCAGCCCCCCTCAGCAGGGTGAGCCGGAGGGACAGCCCAACTCCAAACCCAAGACCCCAGCTCAGACACAAACACCCATCCAGCCGCATCAAACAGCTTCTTCACCTCGCAGAGACTCCCCCAACCGACGGCAGGACCCAGAGGAGAACCGGCCTGGGAGGTCCGGTCTCTACCAGTCTGGAATCAGCTCCGCGGCCTGGAACAACAGCCGCCCGCCGGTGTTTTTCACCCGGCGGGCGCCCGGGTCCTCCAGCCTGCTCTACCAGTTTGACGTCCTGAGGCGAG AGTCTGATTACACACACGACGCCTTCTGCATGAGCGAGTGCAGGAAGGAGAAGGATGAGAGGGAATATTACTGCTACAGCGAGTTTG CTGTCAATGGGATTGTCCACGACATCGACATTTTGAGGAAAGGAGTCAGACTGATCACGTTGATGGTGAGCGCTGACGGCTTCTACAAGATGAGTCGTCTCTACGTGACCCCAGACAGCTTCTTCTTCAAGGTTCGCCTCCTGGTCTTGGACACCTTCAAGTGCAGTAAGCCCTGCCCTGATATCAAGCTTG GGGCCAGATACATTGTAATGGGTCAGATCTACCACCGGAGGCGCCACCTTCCCAGCGACCTCCTGACCCTGCTGGCTGGCAAACTAAAGCCCGGGGATGGCCTCCTGCGCAGCAGCAACTACATCAAAAGGTTCAACAAACGGAGACACCAGAAAGCTCTGGAGGCCGTCCGCTCCAGGTGTAGGTGA